In the genome of Thermodesulfobacteriota bacterium, the window CTGGGGCCGGGGGGGACCCGCCACGCAGCCGCCCTGGGGCTGGCCGAGCGCACCGACGCCCTCTGCCTCGTGGTCTCGGAGGAACGGGGTACCGTTTCGGTGGCCCGCGACGCCACCCTGCGCCGGGTCCGGGATGCCGACGAGCTCGCCGCGGTGGTGACGGAGTTCCAGGCAGCCGCCGCGGCGCCCGAAACCGCCCGGGGGTGGCGCCGGCTGCTGGCGCCGGCCTGGCCCTACGGGGCGCTGGCGCTCGCCCTGGCGTCGGGCCTGTGGTTCCTCCTCGTTCCCGGCGCCAGCACCGTGGAGGCGGTGCGGCTGGCTCCCGTGGCCGTGGAGAACCTCCCGGTGGGATACGTGCTGGAGTCGGTGGAGCCCGAGCGGGTGGAGGTGACGGTGGCGGGGTCCCGCCGGGCCGTGTACCTGAGCCCCCCCGAGGCGTTCAAGATACGCATCGACGCCTTCCTGGCCCAGTTGGGCCGCCGCACCTTCCAGGTTACCCTGGACCGGGTGGACCTCCCCCCGGGAATCGAGGTGCTCGGGGTATCTCCCTCCCAGGTCCGCATCTCCCTGCGCCGCCCCGAAGAGCCCCCTTCCGCGCGGTGACCGGGACCCCGCCCCGGGGCCGGATGCGCCCTTCCCATCGATATCGATTGCGACTGCGATTTCGATTTCGATTTTGAGAGAGGCAATGGGGGGGCGTCGCGCTTCGAGGGGCTGAGGGAAAGCCCGCATTCCCGCTGGGGCGACGGGTCCGGGCAGGGGATCGGGGCCAGGGCGGCAGGTTGACAGCCCGGCGCCGGGTCCGTATAAGGCGCGAGGCAGCGAGCCCGGTGAAGACAGG includes:
- a CDS encoding diadenylate cyclase translates to MAISHFLSYWRDLADIALAALLFWGILLWLRRTRAFFAFLGLAVLAAVYLFARQAQLNLTAWIFQGFSAVLLILIVVVFQEDLRRLLEQIGAWSAGKRGPLADADGAGNLVRAVWRMAQERTGALLVLPGKEPLERHLEGGVPLGGRVSEALLLSLFDPHSPGHDGAVLVEGDRVVRFGCHLPLSTNQAELGPGGTRHAAALGLAERTDALCLVVSEERGTVSVARDATLRRVRDADELAAVVTEFQAAAAAPETARGWRRLLAPAWPYGALALALASGLWFLLVPGASTVEAVRLAPVAVENLPVGYVLESVEPERVEVTVAGSRRAVYLSPPEAFKIRIDAFLAQLGRRTFQVTLDRVDLPPGIEVLGVSPSQVRISLRRPEEPPSAR